One Chloroherpetonaceae bacterium genomic window, TGCATCGTGCGCTGGAAGCCGTGCTGGATTTTGACAATGCAATTGCACTCAACGCCAACGAAGCCAAATACTACTTCGCACGGGGTCGAGCAAAGCGCGATGCAGGTCTGCGCTCCGAAGCCTTCAGCGACTTTTTGGCAGCACGCACCAAAGGCTACGAAGAAGCGGAGCCTTACCTCAAACTTTATGGGGCATCAGAAGAAAAGCGCCGAGAAGACTCACTGCGTATTTACGGCGTAAGAGAAATTGTGGTGGAAGCCAACGCACCAGCATTTGAGCAATTTGTTCGGGAAACCAAATCGATTGCGCTGCAGGGTGTGGCAATTGCGCAGTATGCATCTGAGCAATTGAGCACAGGTTTTGCACCCGTTGTATTACCTAATGCAAGTTTGGAGATGTCCCCCAACGAATGCAACAGGGTGTTGGTGCAAGTGCGCCGCCCAAGCCAAATCCCGATTCAGTGCATTGCGCAACTCTTGCGCGAACAAGCCAGCAAAACAAGTGATGCCACTATCAAGGATCTCTCGTTTCAGCTGACCACCGTGGTGCGAGAGATGGACATTGCACGGCAAATGCCGCTTGCCGCTAACGAGGTGCGCTCACGCCTGCTGGAAGCACGCCGACTCCTGCAACAACTAAACGACTACCTTGCGACCAAACAGAAATCGCCACGATGAAAGTATGCACCACTACACTGCACTCCCGTCTATCTTCTCCTATCACGACCTTGCACCGAACTTAGACCTCCCTGCACTGCTTAGGAAACTCTCGCCACCACCACGCTTCGCCCATACCACGCTTGCAAGCTATCTGCCTGACCCCCATCACCCGACGCAAGCTGCCGCCAAAGCCTATCTGCAAAATTTTGTTGCTCGCTTGAACCGCCAGCAAAATGGACTTGGCAAATTGCTCAAGGCTTTTGTGCCAGAAAATATCGTCGGTATCTATCTCGACGGTGGATTTGGCGTGGGGAAAACCCATCTCTTGGCAGGCGTCTATCAAGCCTTTGCAGGCAAAAAAGTCTATCTCTCCTTTACAGAATTGATGTATCTCATCGGATACTTGGGCTTGGAACGGGCATCAGCAGAACTGGGTGCAGCACAGCTTATCTGCATTGACGAGTTTGAGCTGGATGATCCGGGCAATACCACAATGGCACTGGGCTTTTTGCAACGCGTCTTTGCGCAAGGAGCGGTGGTGGTCACAACTTCCAACACACCACCTTCACGCTTGGGAGAGGGACGGTTTGCCGTGCAAGATTTCCAGCGTGAGATA contains:
- a CDS encoding tetratricopeptide repeat protein; this translates as MWLVLPLMAQTPAEWLKKGEAELERQEYAAALLSLNRALQGDSAVQWKALVKRGYARLCLQDTVGALQDYSRAVLLRRREPDAYFYRAMLRLSQRDYARAVADLSAVITLNPKLPAAFYYRAVAQVHLGELNEAESDLSAALELEPNFADAYSLRGHCWVAKGNDTLAITAFSQALKIRPTADDYYQRGMARWRLHRALEAVLDFDNAIALNANEAKYYFARGRAKRDAGLRSEAFSDFLAARTKGYEEAEPYLKLYGASEEKRREDSLRIYGVREIVVEANAPAFEQFVRETKSIALQGVAIAQYASEQLSTGFAPVVLPNASLEMSPNECNRVLVQVRRPSQIPIQCIAQLLREQASKTSDATIKDLSFQLTTVVREMDIARQMPLAANEVRSRLLEARRLLQQLNDYLATKQKSPR
- the zapE gene encoding cell division protein ZapE, which produces MHHYTALPSIFSYHDLAPNLDLPALLRKLSPPPRFAHTTLASYLPDPHHPTQAAAKAYLQNFVARLNRQQNGLGKLLKAFVPENIVGIYLDGGFGVGKTHLLAGVYQAFAGKKVYLSFTELMYLIGYLGLERASAELGAAQLICIDEFELDDPGNTTMALGFLQRVFAQGAVVVTTSNTPPSRLGEGRFAVQDFQREIAMLSAKFHVVRIDGPDYRLRHHASQSTHSTWHLQGLRRLFSDYHPAKLRKKAYFTGEELSHFLRQLHPMRYLEIAEMLDAVFLEHLAALTDQYDALRFVYFVDKLYDYQSKLFVADSVPIETLFPSDFYKSAYAKKYLRCLSRLREICEQAPA